GAGCGCGCGGTCTCGGGCCGCATCGACCGGATCGCGGTGTTGGCGGACCGGGTGCTGATTGTCGATTACAAGACCGGTCTTGCGCCCGGCTCCGGGGAACCACCACCTCACAGTCACGTTTCCCAGCTCGCCATCTATCGGGCCTTGCTCGCCCCGCTCTATCCGGACCGGAAAATCGAGGCGGCGTTGATCTATGTTTCCGGCCCGGTTCTGGTGCCGATCCCTGAAACCGCACTTGATGCGGCTATGATGGCACTGGAGCCGCGATCACGATTTGAGGCTGATGCTGGATGAGCCCCGAAAGCACTTGAATACTGCAGGGCGAATCATCACATTATCTGCATCCAAGACAGATCCCAAAGGAGTGCCCATCATGGCAACCGTGAAAGTAGACAGCGCCAATTTCCAGAGCGAAGTGCTCGATTCCAGCGTTCCGGTCGTCGTCGACTTCTGGGCCGAGTGGTGTGGCCCTTGCAAGATGATTGCACCCAGCCTTGAGGAAATCTCCAATGAGATGGAAGGCAAGGTGAAGGTCGCCAAGATCAACATCGACGAGAACCCGGAGATTGCATCGCAATTCGGCGTTCGTTCGATCCCCACACTTGCCATGTTCAAGGCCGGTGCAGTTGCCGATATCAAGGTTGGCGCCTCCCCCAAGACCGCACTTTCGAGCTGGATCAGTGGCGCCGTCGCCTGATCCCATTGCAGATGAACAAAAAACCCGCCTGGTCTGCCTGGCGGGTTTTTTGTTTTAGGCCCAATTCATATGATTCATTTCGGTGGCGTTCCGTTACGCTCGAGCACATCGCCCAGCAGATAAAGTGAGCCGCCAATGAGGATGCGCGGGGCAGGCTCCAGCCTGTTCCAGTTTCGGGTTACCGCGTCGATTGCTGCTTCCACACTTTCCGCAGATTCCGCCGTCAGCCCGGCTTCATCGGCCGCATCGGCCATAAGCTCCGGATCAATGCTCGCATCGGATGCCGGCACCGGAACCGCAAACACATGCCGCGCCATGCCGACAAAGGCTTCGAAATAGCCGACCGGATCCTTGGTGTTGATCATCCCGGTGATCAGGAACAGCGGCCGTGAATCCCGTTCCTCGAGATTGGCCATGGCCTCGGCGATTACCTTTCCGGCGCCCGGATTGTGGCCGCCATCAATCCACAGCTCGACCCCTTCCATGGTGGCCTCTGCCAGCCGTCCCTGCGGCAGCCGTTCCAGCCGTCCCGGCCATGAGACCTGGGTAAGGCCTTTGGCGATCGCTGTATCATCAAGTTCGAAGCCAGCGGCCTTCAGCGCGCGGATTGCTGCGGCGGCGTTCGACTGCTGGTGCCGGCCCGCCAGGCGCGGCAGTGGCAGGTCGATCAGTTCTTCCTCATCCTGATAGGCAAGACGGCCGTTCTCTTCCTGCGCGAAATAGTCCTGCCCGTAGACACTGACCGGGCACCTCAGCCGCTCGGCGATGCTGATGAGCACGTCGCACGCGGCTTCTTCGGTCTGCGCCCCGATCACCACCGGGACATCGGCTTTGATGATCCCGCCCTTCTCCGCCGCGATCAGCTCCACCCGGTCGCCAAGATAGGCCTGATGGTCGAGCGAAATCGACATGATCAGCGCCACGGCCGGGTTTGAAATCACATTGGTGGCATCAAACCGGCCGCCAAGGCCCACCTCTATGATCGCCACATCCGCGGGATGTTCGGAAAACAGCACGAACATCACCGCTGTCAGGATCTCGAAAACGGTGATGGTTTCGCCTTGGTTGGCTTCGGCCACCCGGCGGACCGCATCTGCCAGCACATCATCGGATACCAGCTGTCCGCCGCCTTCCGCACCAAGCCGGTAGCGTTCATGCCAATTGACCAGATGCGGCGAGGTATGAACGTGCGCAGTAAGTCCGTGGGCTTCGAGGATCGCGCGGCAGAAGGCGCCTGTCGAGCCCTTGCCATTGGTCCCGGCAATGTGGATCACCGGTGGCAGCCGCTGATGCGGGTTGCCAAGACGCTCCAGAAGCCGGGTGATACGGCCCAGCGAAAGGTCAAAGCCTTTCGGATGCAACGCCATCAATGCGTTGATTTCCTGCTCTGTCGCAGACACCACCGATTTTTCCACGGTCATCGATCCTGTTCTGGATACCGGCCTTCAAATCCAACCGCTTCAGGGAGATGCTATTCCGCAGCTTCAGCTGGTGCCTCTTCGGCAGCTTCAGTCACGGGTGCTGGCAATGCGGCTGGAGCCGGGGCATCGAGCTTGAGGAAGATCCTGAGCAGACGGGCGATCGTCTCGGGCAGGTCGTGGCGGTGCACCACCATGTCGATCATGCCATGCTCAAGCAGATATTCGGATGTCTGGAAGCCTTCCGGCAGTTTCTCGCGGATGGTCTGCTCGATCACCCGTTTGCCGGCAAAGCAGATTTCCGCACCCGGTTCCGCAAGATGGATATCGCCAAGCATGGCGTAGGATGCTGAAACGCCACCGGTGGTCGGATTGGTCAGAACCACGATATAGGGCAGGCCGGCTTCTTTCAGCATTTCAACCGCCACAGTGGTGCGTGGCAATTGCATCAGCGACAGAATGCCTTCCTGCATCCGCGCGCCGCCCGAGGCAGGAAACATGACCAGCGGGCATTTGCGCTCGATTGCGGCTTCAAACGCCTGGATGATGGCCTCGCCTGCGCCAATACCAAGCGAACCGCCCATGAAGGAGAAATCATGCACGCAGGCAACAATGTCGACACCTCGCACTGCACCATGGCCAGCAACAACCGAATCCTCAAGACCGGTTTTAGCGCGATTTTCCCGCAGGCGGTCTGTGTATTTCTTTGAATCTCGGAATTTCAGCGGATCCTGCGGCACCTTCGGGGATGGCAGCAGCTCGTACTTTCCATCATCGAAAATATGCTTGAGGCGGGCTTCGGCCGACATCTTCATGTGGTAGCCCGAGGCCGGGATCACGAAATGGTTTTCTTCCAGATCGTTGTGGAACACCATTTCCCCGGTTTCGGGGCACTTGATCCAGAGATTTTCCGGCACCTCGCGGCGGCCGAGCATCGAATTGATCTTGGGCCTGACGTAATTGGTGATCCAGTTCACTGCGTAGTCTCCGGTTTGTCTTGGCTTTGGTGAGCTTGGCCCGGCATAGCCGGGTTCCAATGGTGCCGATATTGCTATGTGGGGGTGTTACTCGGCTGGCGCAAGCCGCGCCTCGCGAACCCCGGTCGCAAGCCCGCGCACCATTGTGGCGACACTTTCGACCGTATCGCTGGTTGCCTGGTTGTTGGCATCGAGCGTATTGGCGATCTGGTTAACGATCGCGGTGCCGACCACCACGCCATCGGCTGACTTGCCGATCGCCCGTGCCTGTTCGGCGGTCTTTACCCCAAAGCCGACACAGATTGGCAGATCCGTATGGCTCTTGATCCGATCGACCGCCGCGTTCACCTTGGTGGTATCGGCGATCGCCGAGCCTGTGATCCCAGTCATCGACACGTAATAGACAAAGCCAGAGGTGTTGCTCAGAACCCGTGGCAGACGCTTGTCGTCCGTGGTTGGCGTGGCCAGCCGGATAAAGTTGAGACCGGCCTTGAGGGCGGGGAGGCAAAGCTCCTCGTCCATCTCAGGGGGCAGATCAACCACGATCAGGCCATCAATACCGGCTTCGCGGGCGTCCACCAGAAAGCGCTCGACGCCATAGATGTAGATCGGGTTGTAGTAGCCCATCAGCACGATCGGCGTCTCATTGTCGCCCTTGCGGAAATCCCGCGCCAGATCCAGCGTGCGGCTGAGCGTCTGGCCTGCCTTGAGCGCCCGCTGTCCGGCCATCTGGATTGCCGGGCCGTCCGCCATCGGGTCGGAGAACGGCATGCCGAGTTCGATTACATCGGACCCTGCACCGGGCAGCGCCTGCATGATTTTCAGCGATGTGTCGTAGTCCGGGTCGCCGCCCATGAAATAGGTCACCAGCGCCGGCCGGCCTTCGGCCTTGAGTTTCTCAAAACGGGTATCGATGCGAGTGGTCATTATCAGAGCTCCACGCCGAGGATCTTGCCGACAGTGAAGATGTCCTTGTCGCCACGGCCACACAGGTTCATCACGATGATCTGGTCCTTGCCCATCTTCGGTGCGCGCTTGATCACTTCAGCCAGGGCATGGCTTGGTTCAAGTGCCGGGATGATCCCTTCAAGCCTGGTCAGCAGCTGGAAGGCTTCCAGGGCTTCATCATCCATGACCGGCACATATTCAACGCGGCCTGAATCCTTGAGCCACGAATGCTCCGGACCGATGCCGGGATAATCAAGACCCGCGGAGATCGAGTGACCTTCCTCAATCTGGCCATCGCCATTCTGCAGCAGATAGGTGCGGTTGCCGTGCAGCACTCCGGGTGAGCCTGCCGTCAGCGATGCGCAATGCTCTTCGCCCTCCAGGCCCTTGCCGCCGGCCTCGACGCCGACGATCTGCACATCCTTGTCGTCCAGGAACGGATGAAACAGCCCGATTGCGTTGGAACCGCCGCCAACCGCAGCGATCAGCATGTCCGGCAGGCGTCCTTCGAGAGCCAGCATCTGTTCGCGGGTCTCTTTGCCGATCACCGACTGGAAGGTGCGGACCATCTCCGGATAGGGATGTGGGCCTGCGGCGGTGCCGATCAGGTAATAGGTGTCTTCAACATTGGTCACCCAGTCTCTGAGCGCCTCGTTCATCGCGTCTTTCAGCGTCCCGTGGCCGGAGCTCACCGGGTTGACCTTGGCGCCGAGCAATTTCATGCGGAACACATTCGGTGCCTGCCGCTGGACATCGGTGGCGCCCATATAGACTTCGCAAGGA
The DNA window shown above is from Hoeflea phototrophica DFL-43 and carries:
- the trpA gene encoding tryptophan synthase subunit alpha; the encoded protein is MTTRIDTRFEKLKAEGRPALVTYFMGGDPDYDTSLKIMQALPGAGSDVIELGMPFSDPMADGPAIQMAGQRALKAGQTLSRTLDLARDFRKGDNETPIVLMGYYNPIYIYGVERFLVDAREAGIDGLIVVDLPPEMDEELCLPALKAGLNFIRLATPTTDDKRLPRVLSNTSGFVYYVSMTGITGSAIADTTKVNAAVDRIKSHTDLPICVGFGVKTAEQARAIGKSADGVVVGTAIVNQIANTLDANNQATSDTVESVATMVRGLATGVREARLAPAE
- the accD gene encoding acetyl-CoA carboxylase, carboxyltransferase subunit beta, yielding MNWITNYVRPKINSMLGRREVPENLWIKCPETGEMVFHNDLEENHFVIPASGYHMKMSAEARLKHIFDDGKYELLPSPKVPQDPLKFRDSKKYTDRLRENRAKTGLEDSVVAGHGAVRGVDIVACVHDFSFMGGSLGIGAGEAIIQAFEAAIERKCPLVMFPASGGARMQEGILSLMQLPRTTVAVEMLKEAGLPYIVVLTNPTTGGVSASYAMLGDIHLAEPGAEICFAGKRVIEQTIREKLPEGFQTSEYLLEHGMIDMVVHRHDLPETIARLLRIFLKLDAPAPAALPAPVTEAAEEAPAEAAE
- the trpB gene encoding tryptophan synthase subunit beta; translated protein: MNQPSNPNSFRTGPDEQGMFGIFGGRFVAETLMPLILELEEEWTKAKTDPAFQAELEHLNTHYTGRPSPMYFAERLTEHLGGAKIYFKRDELNHTGSHKINNCVGQILLAKRMGKTRIIAETGAGQHGVASATVAARFGYPCEVYMGATDVQRQAPNVFRMKLLGAKVNPVSSGHGTLKDAMNEALRDWVTNVEDTYYLIGTAAGPHPYPEMVRTFQSVIGKETREQMLALEGRLPDMLIAAVGGGSNAIGLFHPFLDDKDVQIVGVEAGGKGLEGEEHCASLTAGSPGVLHGNRTYLLQNGDGQIEEGHSISAGLDYPGIGPEHSWLKDSGRVEYVPVMDDEALEAFQLLTRLEGIIPALEPSHALAEVIKRAPKMGKDQIIVMNLCGRGDKDIFTVGKILGVEL
- a CDS encoding bifunctional folylpolyglutamate synthase/dihydrofolate synthase; its protein translation is MTVEKSVVSATEQEINALMALHPKGFDLSLGRITRLLERLGNPHQRLPPVIHIAGTNGKGSTGAFCRAILEAHGLTAHVHTSPHLVNWHERYRLGAEGGGQLVSDDVLADAVRRVAEANQGETITVFEILTAVMFVLFSEHPADVAIIEVGLGGRFDATNVISNPAVALIMSISLDHQAYLGDRVELIAAEKGGIIKADVPVVIGAQTEEAACDVLISIAERLRCPVSVYGQDYFAQEENGRLAYQDEEELIDLPLPRLAGRHQQSNAAAAIRALKAAGFELDDTAIAKGLTQVSWPGRLERLPQGRLAEATMEGVELWIDGGHNPGAGKVIAEAMANLEERDSRPLFLITGMINTKDPVGYFEAFVGMARHVFAVPVPASDASIDPELMADAADEAGLTAESAESVEAAIDAVTRNWNRLEPAPRILIGGSLYLLGDVLERNGTPPK
- the trxA gene encoding thioredoxin, which encodes MATVKVDSANFQSEVLDSSVPVVVDFWAEWCGPCKMIAPSLEEISNEMEGKVKVAKINIDENPEIASQFGVRSIPTLAMFKAGAVADIKVGASPKTALSSWISGAVA